GACGATCTCGCAACGGCTCGAGGGTCGCCTCGTGAGCGCAGACCGGTACATCGAGGCGTGTGGCAATCTGCGCGACTCCATCAACATGATCCTGATGATGATGGGTCAGCAAGACCATCCGCAGCCGGTCGCCATCGGAACAGCGTCGCTCGATCACACCGGCGAGCCGATCCAGCTCTTCCGGCTCGTCGGATCCCGGATCCACGATGGCGAAGAACCTCCCGCCGGGAAACCAGACATTGGTATGGGTTGCAGGTGGGAGGGTTGCCGTCGACAACGGCACCATCCAGGTCCCCGGCGTGAACTCGATTCGCGGAGTTCGCTCTTCTCGTTGGTTGGCCTGCCGGATCGCTTCCGCCAGCTGCTCGAGAGAGGCACTCTCGTGGCGTGCGAGACAACGGAGGATCGGCAAGACCGGCGGTGGCACGCGGCACTCCCCACGCTCCCATGCTTCCAGAACGGTCTCCGCCAATTCGAAGCGTGCCGAGTCCAGCTCGTCGGTCATCGGTGCGATCTCGTCGCGTAACGCCTCGACACGATGGACAAAAAAGCGATTCATGAAACGAACCGGGAACATCGGCGGCGTGATTCGATCCCCGGCGTCGATCCACTCGGTAGCCTCAACCTGCAGACCGAGCTCCTCGTCCAACTCCCTGGAGGCGGCCGCCCGAAAGGGATCGGCGGTCTCTCGATCGGCGGCGTCGATCGTCCCTCCCGGAAACGAGAGGTGGCCCGGCATGAATCGGGTGGATCGCGATCGTCGAGCCAGCAGGACCCGATCTCGCCCATCCTCGTCGCGACGCACGAGTATTGCGGCGGCGCTGTCCCTCGGTTCGGCGGGACGGGCGCGAGGGATACCGTCAGGCAGCTCGCTCAATCCTTGCCTCCCGCCATCCAGCGTTCGATCTCGTCGGTGGACCTGGGGAAATCGGCCGACAGGACCCGCGGTCCGTCGACGGTCACCAGGACGTCGTCTTCAATTCGGATTCCGATTCCCTCGTCCTCGAGGTAGACCCCTGGCTCGATCGTGATCACCGCTCCGGCTTCCAGCGGGCCATCGGCCTGAGGCGTGTCATGAACATGGATCCCCAGGTGATGCCCGATGCCGTGAGCGAATCGGGACCCCAGCCCTGCCCGATCGATAACCTCGTAGGCCAACGCATGGAGATCCGCCAGCGTCACACCGACGACACAGCCCTCGATGGCGACACGTTGAGCCTCGAGAACGACGTCGTACAGCTCTTTCTGTCGAACGGTGAATTTTCCCGACACGGGGAATGTCCGGCTGATATCGGAGCAGTATCCCTCGAGTCTGACACCGGTGTCGATCAACAGCAGTTGCCCCTCCGACAACACGCCGTCGTTGGCGCGGTAGTGCAGTTGGAGCGCATTGGACCCGGCCGCGCAGATCGCCCCGAAGGCATGGCTTGCGCCCGCCGTGCGATAGGCGTAACTCAGTTCCGCCTCGAGTTGCCCCTCGCGGATACCGGGCGCCGTCGCCGCGGCGATCCGATCGAGCCCCCGTCGAGTGACCTGAAGCGCGTTTTCGATGGCCTCGATCTCGCCGTCATCCTTCAAGGCCCGCATCCGATCCAGGCGCTCCCCCGCATCGCGAATCCGGACGGCGGGGAAATGATCGCGGATCCGCCCGGCGAGCCGTGTCAGGGCATCGGGTCGATCACGGAAACTCGCGGGTGCCGAGCGAATCAGCCAGAGGGTCCTTCCGCCGCGCAGCGCCGTAGCCAGAATGGCGTCGAGACCGGCGACAT
This genomic interval from Acidobacteriota bacterium contains the following:
- a CDS encoding M24 family metallopeptidase, with amino-acid sequence MRHDKQVFSKRRARLTEQSPDDLFLAFGDGGDDLDPNYAYLSGSRETAGVLLFGHRRFNLPRTRGAPGPDYMRSRHASAVLLLPKSDPVLAQWGEDASETVEGVDAAALGVDLVADVAGLDAILATALRGGRTLWLIRSAPASFRDRPDALTRLAGRIRDHFPAVRIRDAGERLDRMRALKDDGEIEAIENALQVTRRGLDRIAAATAPGIREGQLEAELSYAYRTAGASHAFGAICAAGSNALQLHYRANDGVLSEGQLLLIDTGVRLEGYCSDISRTFPVSGKFTVRQKELYDVVLEAQRVAIEGCVVGVTLADLHALAYEVIDRAGLGSRFAHGIGHHLGIHVHDTPQADGPLEAGAVITIEPGVYLEDEGIGIRIEDDVLVTVDGPRVLSADFPRSTDEIERWMAGGKD
- a CDS encoding MBL fold metallo-hydrolase: MSELPDGIPRARPAEPRDSAAAILVRRDEDGRDRVLLARRSRSTRFMPGHLSFPGGTIDAADRETADPFRAAASRELDEELGLQVEATEWIDAGDRITPPMFPVRFMNRFFVHRVEALRDEIAPMTDELDSARFELAETVLEAWERGECRVPPPVLPILRCLARHESASLEQLAEAIRQANQREERTPRIEFTPGTWMVPLSTATLPPATHTNVWFPGGRFFAIVDPGSDEPEELDRLAGVIERRCSDGDRLRMVLLTHHHQDHVDGVAQIATRLDVPVCAHEATLEPLRDRLGDLRTLTIADGETIDLAGITLRAHHTPGHAVGHMAFELVDRGLLLTGDLVSSVSTILIDPESGDMGDYLQSLERMKELGCKTLLPGHGTPLPGKTLERVLEHRRQRESKIRVQLGDAPLELDRIARQAYDDLPEMPLPLIRRQTLSHLLLLERSGSARRVGEDGDQWSTQ